A stretch of Corallococcus exiguus DNA encodes these proteins:
- a CDS encoding efflux RND transporter periplasmic adaptor subunit, whose translation MSPRFALLACLFASGVGCQRTPPEEGPPPLPRVRVALVAPGRAVRELRVAGLLSAPPGREVRLSPLVPGRLSLLRVAEGDRVRAGEVLAQVDTLNAAAELQQAEASLREATSAIEAAKEKRARTDVLAEHGVAARQDAEQDRNAEASARAAEARARSALELARRGMGRTSLQAPFDGVVTAIGVRQGERVEGANPPVVQISATDPLELRAFVTQQEAAEVQPGQRATLTVDGLDGTREGEVAAVSPSVDPQSGNVLVRLRFANPRGELRLGATARAHVVVASLGSALAVPASALLPQEDGGVAVARLGDGRVHRVPVHVVSEELGGAVVQGPLAVGERVVVEGGYSLPDDAGVEVLR comes from the coding sequence ATGAGCCCTAGATTCGCGCTGCTCGCCTGTCTCTTCGCCTCTGGCGTGGGGTGCCAGCGGACGCCGCCCGAGGAGGGCCCGCCGCCCCTGCCGCGCGTCCGCGTCGCACTCGTGGCTCCGGGACGGGCCGTGCGCGAACTTCGCGTCGCGGGCCTGCTGTCGGCGCCGCCCGGGCGCGAGGTCCGGCTCTCACCGCTGGTGCCCGGGCGGCTGTCACTGCTGCGCGTGGCCGAAGGGGACCGGGTGCGCGCGGGCGAAGTCCTGGCCCAGGTGGACACGCTCAACGCCGCCGCGGAGCTCCAGCAGGCGGAGGCCTCCCTGCGCGAAGCCACCTCCGCAATCGAGGCCGCGAAGGAGAAGCGTGCGCGCACGGATGTCCTGGCCGAGCACGGGGTCGCGGCCCGTCAGGACGCGGAGCAGGACCGGAACGCGGAGGCCTCCGCCCGCGCCGCGGAGGCCCGGGCCCGGAGCGCCCTGGAGCTGGCGCGGCGGGGCATGGGGCGCACCTCGTTGCAGGCCCCCTTCGACGGAGTCGTGACGGCCATCGGCGTGCGGCAGGGGGAGAGGGTGGAGGGCGCGAATCCCCCCGTGGTCCAGATCTCGGCGACGGATCCGCTGGAGCTGCGTGCGTTCGTCACCCAGCAGGAGGCCGCGGAGGTCCAACCCGGTCAACGCGCGACCCTCACCGTCGACGGGCTGGACGGTACCCGCGAGGGCGAGGTCGCCGCGGTGTCCCCTTCCGTGGATCCGCAGAGCGGCAACGTGCTGGTCCGCCTGCGCTTCGCCAACCCGCGCGGGGAGCTGCGCCTGGGCGCGACCGCGCGAGCCCACGTCGTCGTGGCGTCGCTGGGCAGCGCGCTGGCCGTGCCGGCGTCGGCGCTCCTGCCCCAGGAGGATGGGGGCGTCGCGGTCGCGCGGCTCGGGGACGGGCGGGTCCACCGGGTGCCGGTCCACGTCGTCTCCGAGGAACTGGGCGGGGCCGTCGTCCAGGGGCCGCTCGCGGTGGGCGAGCGCGTCGTCGTGGAAGGGGGCTACTCCCTGCCGGATGACGCCGGGGTAGAGGTCCTGAGGTGA
- a CDS encoding efflux RND transporter permease subunit, with amino-acid sequence MTWLTLLRRNAPGVVVLLAALTLAGVLGATRLPAGLYPEVTFPRIVVTATLNGASAQTLRLSVTGPVEEALSTVIGVRQVRSRTIRAAAEISLWFDSNADMEQALGLVNARLAEVQNALPADATLSAERLTPSSFPIQTLAVTGTVDPALLREFALRTLRPGLAGLAGVGRVDVVGGDVRELGIAVDAQRLEQAKLDLPTLATQVGSALVLEPAGRVDVHYQQALVVVRGPVDSPDRLAALVVGGTPEAPVRLGDVARIQEGHADRLSRTYANGRPAVLVNVGRRPGADAVTLARDIQAELDRVRAGLPPGIDVELSYDQAGLIARSVAHVREEVILGGLLTLAVVGLFLRSWRAMTAAAVVLPATLAMTFGALWLEGGTLNLMSLGGLAVAIGLVVDDAVVVVEAVYRRVAAGTERWAATADALREIAWPVTNSTLTTVVVFAPLSLLPGVSGQFFTALAFTLCTAVLFSLVLAVTLTPLLCGWLLVPPGGRPAPEPVIPGFMLTQWRARPGVLVAGVVLLTVLLALLGRGVGTGFLPELDEGAFVVDYFTPTGTSVAEADRLGRALEAVVADIPEIMGTSRRLGAELGPPAATESSRGDLTVSLSPRRTRHGQDIIEATRTRAEAALPGVRLEFVELLQDVLSDLEGAPDPVEVKLLGQDVQVLRDFAPRVAEWLRDIPGLADLFDGVTGCIPETHLDVDLVQAGRLGFTTREVSAQVRTALLGDVVGTLPREGRQVDVRVRLREADRMDPQVLQRLRLRTASGQMVPLTQVARVRQECQPAELLSDNLRPLVAVTGRLEGRDLGSVTAEVEARLATLEKPAGVEVRLGGQRESQRESFQALVLVLALATLGVFLVLTFHFRGVVLPLLILGSVPVALAAGVACLRLTGTPLNVSSLMGCILLVGLVVKNGILLLDRAEEGRAEGMAAAEAVGHATSVRLRPILMTTLATLLGLVPLALGLGEGGELQRPLAITVLGGLSLSTLMVLVGLPAAYVLVRRHTASAKR; translated from the coding sequence GTGACGTGGCTGACGCTGCTGCGGCGCAACGCGCCCGGGGTGGTGGTGCTGCTGGCGGCGCTGACGCTGGCGGGAGTGCTCGGCGCGACCCGCCTGCCCGCTGGCCTCTACCCGGAGGTGACCTTCCCGCGAATCGTCGTCACCGCGACGCTGAATGGCGCCAGCGCGCAGACCCTGCGGTTGTCCGTGACCGGCCCGGTGGAGGAAGCGCTGTCCACCGTCATCGGCGTGCGGCAGGTGCGCTCCCGGACCATCCGCGCGGCCGCGGAGATATCCCTCTGGTTCGACTCGAACGCGGACATGGAGCAGGCCCTGGGGCTCGTCAATGCGCGGCTCGCGGAGGTGCAGAACGCACTGCCCGCGGACGCGACGCTCTCCGCCGAGCGGCTCACCCCGTCGTCCTTTCCCATCCAGACCCTCGCCGTCACCGGGACGGTGGACCCTGCCCTGCTGCGCGAGTTCGCCCTGCGGACGCTGCGTCCCGGTCTGGCGGGCCTCGCGGGAGTGGGGCGCGTGGACGTGGTCGGCGGCGACGTGCGCGAGCTCGGCATCGCCGTGGACGCACAGCGGCTGGAGCAGGCGAAGCTGGACCTGCCCACGCTCGCCACCCAGGTGGGCAGCGCGCTCGTGCTCGAACCGGCGGGCCGGGTGGACGTGCACTACCAGCAGGCGCTGGTGGTGGTGCGGGGGCCGGTGGACTCGCCGGACCGGTTGGCGGCGCTCGTCGTGGGCGGGACGCCCGAGGCGCCCGTGCGGCTGGGCGACGTCGCGCGGATCCAGGAGGGACACGCGGACCGGCTCTCCCGGACGTACGCGAACGGCCGGCCCGCGGTGCTCGTCAACGTGGGCCGGCGACCCGGGGCGGACGCTGTCACCCTGGCGCGGGACATCCAGGCGGAGCTCGACCGGGTGCGAGCGGGACTGCCGCCGGGCATCGACGTCGAGCTCTCCTATGATCAGGCCGGGCTCATCGCCCGGTCCGTGGCCCACGTGCGGGAAGAGGTCATCCTCGGTGGGTTGCTCACGCTCGCGGTCGTGGGCCTCTTCCTGCGCTCCTGGCGGGCGATGACGGCCGCGGCGGTGGTGCTCCCGGCCACCCTGGCGATGACCTTTGGCGCACTCTGGCTCGAGGGCGGGACGCTCAACCTGATGTCGCTGGGCGGGCTGGCGGTGGCCATCGGGCTGGTGGTGGACGACGCCGTGGTCGTGGTGGAGGCGGTGTACCGCCGGGTGGCGGCGGGGACGGAGCGGTGGGCCGCGACCGCGGACGCGCTCCGGGAGATCGCCTGGCCCGTCACCAACTCCACGCTCACCACGGTCGTGGTCTTCGCGCCGCTGTCGCTGCTGCCCGGCGTGTCCGGCCAGTTCTTCACCGCGCTGGCGTTCACGCTGTGCACCGCCGTGTTGTTCTCCCTCGTGCTGGCCGTCACGCTGACGCCGCTGTTGTGCGGGTGGCTGCTCGTTCCTCCCGGCGGCCGCCCCGCGCCCGAGCCTGTCATCCCGGGGTTCATGCTCACGCAGTGGCGTGCGCGGCCGGGAGTGCTGGTGGCAGGCGTGGTGCTCCTCACCGTGCTGTTGGCGTTGCTGGGCCGGGGCGTGGGGACGGGGTTCCTGCCGGAGCTGGATGAGGGCGCGTTCGTCGTGGACTACTTCACGCCGACGGGCACCTCGGTCGCGGAGGCGGACCGGCTGGGGCGCGCGCTGGAGGCGGTGGTCGCGGACATCCCCGAGATCATGGGCACCAGCCGGCGCCTGGGCGCGGAGCTGGGGCCGCCAGCGGCCACCGAGTCCTCGCGTGGCGACCTGACCGTGTCGCTCTCCCCGCGGCGGACGCGCCATGGCCAGGACATCATCGAGGCGACACGCACGCGGGCGGAAGCCGCGCTTCCCGGAGTCCGGCTGGAGTTCGTCGAGCTGCTGCAGGACGTGCTCTCCGACCTGGAAGGCGCGCCGGATCCCGTCGAGGTCAAGCTGCTGGGGCAGGACGTCCAGGTGCTGCGGGATTTCGCGCCCCGCGTCGCCGAGTGGCTGCGGGACATCCCGGGCCTGGCGGACCTGTTCGACGGCGTCACCGGGTGCATTCCGGAGACCCACCTGGATGTGGACCTGGTCCAGGCGGGCCGTCTGGGGTTCACGACGCGGGAGGTGTCGGCGCAGGTCCGGACCGCGCTGTTGGGCGATGTCGTTGGGACGCTCCCCCGCGAGGGCCGGCAGGTGGACGTGCGAGTGCGGCTGCGTGAAGCCGACCGCATGGATCCCCAGGTTCTCCAGCGCCTGCGCCTGCGGACTGCCTCGGGGCAGATGGTTCCGCTGACGCAGGTGGCGCGCGTGCGCCAGGAGTGCCAGCCCGCGGAGCTGCTTTCGGACAACCTGCGTCCGCTGGTGGCGGTGACGGGGCGGCTGGAGGGGCGGGACCTGGGCAGCGTCACCGCGGAGGTGGAGGCGCGGCTCGCCACGCTGGAGAAGCCAGCGGGGGTGGAGGTGCGGCTGGGCGGTCAGCGCGAAAGTCAGCGCGAGTCCTTCCAGGCCCTCGTGCTGGTGCTGGCGTTGGCCACGCTGGGGGTCTTCCTGGTGCTGACCTTCCACTTCCGCGGGGTCGTGCTCCCCCTGCTCATCCTGGGCTCGGTCCCCGTGGCGCTCGCGGCGGGCGTCGCCTGTCTGCGGCTCACAGGCACGCCGCTCAACGTCTCCTCGTTGATGGGCTGCATCCTGCTCGTCGGGCTCGTCGTGAAGAACGGCATCCTCCTGCTCGACCGGGCGGAGGAGGGACGCGCCGAAGGAATGGCCGCGGCCGAGGCCGTGGGCCACGCCACCTCCGTGCGCCTGCGTCCCATCCTCATGACGACGCTGGCGACGCTGCTGGGGCTCGTCCCGCTCGCGCTCGGACTGGGTGAGGGGGGTGAGCTGCAACGGCCGTTGGCCATCACCGTGCTGGGGGGACTGTCCCTGTCCACGTTGATGGTGTTGGTGGGGCTGCCGGCGGCGTATGTGCTGGTGCGCCGTCACACGGCCTCCGCGAAGAGGTGA
- a CDS encoding sigma-70 family RNA polymerase sigma factor, whose translation MDSQARGALGQAAREHESFLWGLCYRMTGVAADADDLVQDVYARALATPPERLDTLRPWLTRVAVNLARDHLRRRRREGYVGPWLPSPLETGDEEVPPSVEARLPGGGSTEGRYELLESVSFAFLLALEVLSPKQRAVLLLRDVFDYSVLEVAEALRMSEANVKVVHHRARAAMAEYDQSRCVPTRDVQARTRASLEAFLGALVTGDVAAAEALLASDVRALSDGGGKVRAALVPIVSPQRVVLFMRRLMEMRGPPVAWEARMFNGLPAVVAVFHPGADPMLALRMVLRVDLDSSGRIHALHSVLVDRKLTGVRMPVSD comes from the coding sequence ATGGATTCACAGGCGCGAGGAGCACTGGGACAGGCCGCACGCGAGCACGAGAGCTTCCTCTGGGGGCTCTGCTACCGGATGACCGGCGTGGCGGCGGACGCGGACGACCTGGTGCAGGACGTCTATGCGCGCGCGCTCGCGACACCTCCGGAGCGGCTGGACACGCTGCGCCCCTGGTTGACCCGCGTCGCGGTGAACCTGGCGCGAGACCACCTGCGCCGCCGCCGTCGCGAGGGTTACGTCGGTCCCTGGCTGCCTTCGCCCTTGGAGACAGGCGATGAGGAGGTCCCTCCCTCGGTGGAGGCGAGGCTCCCGGGCGGCGGCTCGACGGAGGGACGCTATGAGTTGCTGGAGAGCGTCTCCTTCGCCTTCCTCCTGGCGTTGGAAGTCCTGTCGCCCAAGCAGCGGGCGGTGCTGCTGCTGCGCGACGTCTTTGATTACTCGGTGCTGGAAGTGGCCGAGGCGCTGCGCATGAGCGAAGCGAACGTGAAGGTGGTGCACCACCGCGCGCGGGCGGCCATGGCCGAGTATGACCAGTCACGTTGTGTGCCCACGCGCGACGTGCAGGCCCGCACGCGGGCTTCGCTGGAGGCCTTCCTGGGCGCCTTGGTAACGGGAGACGTGGCCGCCGCGGAGGCGCTGCTGGCTTCGGATGTGCGCGCACTGTCGGATGGTGGCGGAAAGGTGCGCGCGGCCCTGGTGCCCATCGTGAGCCCCCAGCGCGTCGTCCTCTTCATGCGCCGGCTGATGGAGATGCGGGGGCCTCCCGTGGCGTGGGAGGCGCGGATGTTCAATGGCCTGCCCGCCGTGGTGGCGGTTTTCCATCCGGGGGCGGATCCGATGCTGGCCCTGCGCATGGTGCTTCGCGTGGACCTGGACTCCAGCGGACGCATCCATGCGCTGCATTCCGTGTTGGTGGACCGGAAGCTCACGGGCGTGCGTATGCCTGTGTCGGATTGA
- a CDS encoding phytoene desaturase family protein, whose protein sequence is MQATKVAVVGGGLGGLTAAALLARGGCEVTVYERSKHLGGRARTTEVEGFRFNLGPHALYRAGAAFRVLERLGVKPTGGIPNQTGSHALVGGRLHTLPRGAVTLMTTDVLSLASKLEVARLLAGLARIDTQPLGSMSMRELLETRLTRKDSRALVGALIRVSSYCADFEALSAEAGLKQLQCATAANVLYVDGGWSTLVDAVEGLGREAGARLELSARVEAVVLQEGGQRVEGVRLADGTVHRADAVVMAGSPADVAALMPGDEALAREAREAVPIQAATLELGLSALPRPDALFALGLDGPWYASVHSASAKLAPEGGAMVHVAKYLGGADTEASEAALEAVMDALQPGWRAKVVARRYRPSLTVSAGLPRAANGGLTGRPSVEVPHVGGLFRVGDWVGAEGMLADASLASAEAVEQALVRRTATSQRRAAGT, encoded by the coding sequence ATGCAGGCGACGAAGGTGGCCGTGGTGGGCGGGGGACTGGGCGGGCTCACGGCGGCGGCGCTGCTCGCGCGAGGCGGCTGCGAGGTGACGGTCTACGAGCGCTCCAAGCACCTGGGAGGGCGGGCGCGGACGACGGAAGTGGAGGGCTTCCGCTTCAACCTGGGGCCGCATGCCCTGTACCGGGCGGGCGCGGCGTTTCGGGTGCTGGAGCGCCTGGGCGTGAAGCCCACGGGAGGCATTCCGAATCAGACGGGCTCCCATGCGCTGGTCGGCGGCCGGTTGCACACGCTGCCCCGGGGCGCCGTGACGCTGATGACGACGGACGTGCTGTCGCTCGCCTCGAAGCTGGAGGTGGCGAGGCTGCTGGCGGGGCTCGCTCGCATCGACACGCAGCCGTTGGGGTCCATGTCGATGCGGGAGTTGTTGGAGACGCGCCTGACGCGAAAGGACAGCCGGGCGCTCGTCGGGGCGCTGATCCGCGTGTCCTCGTACTGCGCGGACTTCGAAGCGCTCAGCGCGGAGGCGGGGCTGAAGCAGCTCCAGTGCGCGACCGCCGCCAACGTGCTGTACGTGGATGGAGGCTGGAGCACCCTGGTGGACGCGGTGGAGGGGCTGGGACGCGAGGCGGGTGCCCGGCTGGAGCTGTCCGCGCGAGTGGAGGCCGTCGTCCTTCAGGAAGGGGGCCAGCGGGTCGAAGGCGTGCGGCTCGCGGACGGCACGGTGCACCGCGCGGACGCGGTGGTGATGGCGGGGAGCCCCGCGGACGTGGCGGCGCTCATGCCGGGAGACGAGGCGCTCGCGCGGGAGGCGCGAGAGGCTGTGCCCATCCAGGCGGCGACGCTGGAACTGGGACTGTCGGCACTGCCGAGGCCGGATGCGTTGTTCGCGCTGGGGCTGGATGGGCCCTGGTACGCGTCGGTGCATTCGGCGTCCGCGAAGCTGGCGCCGGAAGGGGGCGCGATGGTGCACGTGGCGAAGTACCTGGGCGGCGCGGACACGGAGGCGAGCGAGGCGGCACTGGAAGCCGTGATGGACGCGCTCCAGCCGGGATGGCGCGCGAAGGTGGTGGCGCGGCGCTACCGGCCCTCGCTCACCGTCAGCGCCGGGCTGCCCCGTGCCGCGAATGGTGGGCTGACCGGCCGCCCCTCCGTGGAGGTGCCGCACGTGGGCGGCCTGTTCCGCGTGGGCGACTGGGTGGGCGCGGAGGGCATGCTCGCGGACGCATCCCTGGCGAGCGCCGAAGCCGTGGAGCAAGCCCTGGTGCGACGCACCGCGACGTCCCAGCGCCGTGCAGCGGGAACTTGA
- a CDS encoding MMPL family transporter, whose protein sequence is MAGRGDDSPAGGEPSLFARLAVGVFRHRGRVLVGTLVLLAAAVWALLRGGHLTTGTIEGIESAKAEALARGAAAGSNDQTLAVIFHHDEWTTDEPRFAQAVTSVLSRVERLPEVASVVSPIGAPEAFRARFVARTGHDLLALVRLKGGEREATAAFPAVRAALEDPNLRTTLTGKVAFLAALNELLEHDLLRAELLSFPLALVVLLWVFRTVVAAMLPLVVGGLAVLCGVAGVMLLSHATNMAQYTLNVVSLIGLGVAIDYSLFIVSRFRSELALGLSTEHALTRTLDTAGRAVAFSGLAVTVGLGGLLFFRGSYLSAMGLGGALVVAFAVLFALTVLPALLAWLGPRVDRGRLPFARKEGRGGAWHALATWVMRHPWWVLLPTLTLLLAMGLPFRRLQLAATDITALPERTEARQGAETLARLFPREAATRVLVAVEFPSGNPLTPERAGALYDASRRVASMPGVVGVESAVDLGPGMDRATVLRMAAAPPQMLPPELQAARAAYVTGNVAVMQVLTSSAPSSLEARNLVRALREERTVGDGQWLVGGQTATDVDAAAFVKHHTPAAVGFVMGMTCIVLFVLLRSVVLPLKALLMNLLSLAGSFGALVWIFQEGHLHRLLRFEPGPIEPSLPILLFCALFGLSMDYEVLLLSRIREEYLRTGDNTHAVAEGLERTGGLITSAAAIMVAVFAAFTLASVVVVKAMGLGMAIAVALDATLVRVLIVPAMMRLMGDFNWWGPGHWRRSHTRAQGTEVRP, encoded by the coding sequence ATGGCGGGACGGGGGGATGACTCACCGGCGGGGGGCGAGCCATCGCTGTTCGCCCGGCTGGCGGTAGGCGTGTTCCGGCACCGGGGCCGGGTGCTGGTGGGCACGCTGGTGCTCCTCGCCGCGGCGGTGTGGGCACTGCTCCGCGGCGGGCACCTCACCACCGGCACCATCGAGGGCATTGAATCCGCGAAGGCCGAAGCACTCGCGCGCGGTGCCGCCGCGGGGTCGAATGATCAGACCCTGGCGGTCATCTTCCATCACGACGAATGGACCACGGACGAGCCGCGCTTCGCACAGGCGGTGACGTCCGTGCTGTCGCGTGTGGAGCGGCTGCCGGAGGTCGCGTCGGTGGTGTCGCCCATCGGTGCACCCGAGGCCTTCCGCGCCCGCTTCGTGGCGAGGACGGGTCACGACCTGCTGGCGCTGGTGCGGCTCAAGGGCGGCGAGCGCGAGGCCACCGCCGCGTTCCCCGCCGTGCGCGCGGCGCTGGAGGACCCGAACCTCCGGACGACGCTCACCGGCAAGGTGGCCTTCCTGGCCGCGCTCAATGAATTGCTGGAACACGACCTGCTGCGCGCGGAGTTGCTGTCATTCCCGCTGGCGCTGGTGGTCCTGCTCTGGGTGTTCCGGACGGTGGTGGCGGCGATGCTGCCGTTGGTGGTGGGCGGCCTGGCGGTGCTCTGCGGCGTGGCGGGCGTGATGCTGCTGTCGCACGCCACGAACATGGCCCAGTACACGCTCAACGTGGTGTCGCTCATCGGCCTGGGCGTGGCCATCGACTACTCGCTCTTCATCGTGAGCCGCTTCCGCTCCGAGCTCGCGCTGGGCCTCAGCACGGAGCACGCACTGACGCGCACGCTGGACACCGCGGGGCGGGCGGTCGCGTTCTCGGGGCTGGCCGTCACGGTGGGGTTGGGAGGCCTGCTCTTCTTCCGAGGCTCGTACCTGAGCGCCATGGGACTGGGCGGGGCCCTGGTGGTGGCCTTCGCGGTCCTCTTCGCGCTCACCGTGCTGCCCGCGCTCCTCGCCTGGCTGGGGCCTCGGGTGGACCGGGGACGGTTGCCCTTCGCGCGGAAGGAGGGCCGTGGCGGCGCCTGGCACGCGCTGGCCACCTGGGTGATGCGGCATCCCTGGTGGGTGCTGTTGCCTACGCTGACTCTCCTTTTGGCCATGGGTCTGCCGTTCCGCCGGCTGCAACTGGCGGCCACGGACATCACCGCGCTGCCCGAGCGCACCGAAGCACGCCAGGGCGCGGAGACCCTGGCCCGCCTGTTCCCCCGCGAGGCCGCCACCCGCGTCCTGGTGGCGGTGGAGTTTCCAAGCGGCAATCCCCTCACGCCGGAGCGCGCGGGCGCCCTCTACGACGCCAGCCGCCGGGTGGCTTCGATGCCCGGCGTGGTCGGTGTGGAGAGCGCGGTGGACCTGGGCCCCGGCATGGACCGGGCGACCGTCCTACGCATGGCCGCTGCTCCACCCCAAATGCTCCCACCGGAGCTCCAGGCCGCGCGGGCCGCGTACGTCACCGGCAACGTGGCGGTGATGCAGGTGCTGACGTCCTCGGCGCCCAGCAGCCTGGAGGCGCGCAACCTGGTGCGTGCGCTGCGCGAGGAGCGCACGGTGGGCGACGGCCAGTGGCTGGTGGGAGGGCAGACCGCGACGGACGTGGACGCGGCGGCCTTCGTGAAGCACCACACGCCCGCGGCGGTGGGGTTCGTGATGGGGATGACGTGCATCGTCCTCTTCGTGCTCCTGCGCTCCGTGGTGCTGCCCTTGAAGGCGCTCCTGATGAACCTGCTGTCGCTGGCCGGTTCGTTCGGCGCCCTGGTGTGGATCTTCCAGGAGGGGCACCTGCACCGGTTGCTGCGCTTCGAACCCGGGCCCATCGAACCGTCGCTGCCCATCCTCTTGTTCTGCGCGCTGTTCGGCCTGTCCATGGACTACGAGGTGCTGCTGCTCAGCCGCATCCGCGAGGAGTATCTGCGCACGGGCGACAACACCCACGCGGTGGCTGAAGGACTGGAGCGGACCGGCGGCCTCATCACCAGCGCGGCGGCCATCATGGTGGCCGTGTTCGCAGCCTTCACGCTGGCGTCGGTGGTCGTGGTGAAGGCGATGGGGTTGGGCATGGCCATCGCGGTCGCACTGGATGCGACGCTGGTCCGGGTGCTCATCGTCCCCGCGATGATGCGCTTGATGGGGGACTTCAACTGGTGGGGGCCCGGGCACTGGAGACGCTCGCACACTCGGGCGCAAGGGACGGAGGTGCGGCCATGA